A single genomic interval of Candidatus Binatia bacterium harbors:
- a CDS encoding xanthine dehydrogenase family protein molybdopterin-binding subunit — MKIVGASPWRLDGVEKVTGSALYTGDVELSGMGYAKILRSAVPHAKIVKIDARKAASMPGVITVLTRDDLSGLNSRYGAIYKDQSIVATDKVRYAGDPVAAVLAVDEMTAEQALGLIDVEYEDLPAMTAIEEAIAEGAPLVHDQWFGKAELRGSSYGAPDKFKGTNICSHFGYARGDAVKALHKSDYVFEDTFRFPKVQHCSLEPHVMVAHFERDHLTVWSSCQDPFGLRDQLAAIFALPLSHVRIVVPYVGGGYGGKLYVKAEPIAAALSWKARRPVKLVMSVGDSFKTVTRHPARVRIKSGVAADGRLLARECEIYMNTGAYADAGPRVTQKAGYRALGPYRIPDVKVDAYCVYSNTVPAGAFRGFGSVQVAWAYESHTDLIAERLGIDPLEFRLKNLLKKGEEYTPGDTPVDCDLKEGLLKVAKALDWKRRAKPDSGKGLSVCLKDAGGTFKIAGATVKMSSDGSVVLLTGTVEIGQGSKTALSQVVAETLSLTLDRISVAQLDTDVTPYDVSTSASSSMTVMGLAVERAAEDAKKQLLSAAADVLDCKVTELKLEDGKVRGKRGKALSYGYVITEFFGSKAGEVIGRGIYRDLKTKKAALGATTTFWEVGWGGAEVEVDRETGAVHLRKYVSVADVGRAVNPVQCEGQDEGGVVFGLGHTLFEEMLYEDGQLLNPNLVDYRVPNFNDLPEEFSSALIENENGPGPFGAKGMGEGGLLPVASAVANALARAVGIRFYELPITPEKVWRALKEK, encoded by the coding sequence TTGAAGATCGTCGGAGCTTCCCCTTGGCGCCTGGACGGCGTGGAGAAGGTGACCGGAAGCGCCCTCTACACCGGAGACGTCGAGCTCTCGGGAATGGGCTACGCCAAAATCCTTCGGAGCGCCGTGCCGCACGCGAAGATCGTAAAAATCGACGCGCGCAAGGCGGCAAGCATGCCTGGAGTCATCACCGTGCTGACGCGCGACGATCTTTCGGGGCTCAACTCGCGCTACGGCGCGATCTACAAAGACCAATCGATCGTTGCCACGGATAAGGTGAGATACGCCGGCGATCCGGTCGCCGCCGTCCTCGCCGTGGACGAAATGACGGCCGAGCAGGCGCTCGGCCTGATCGACGTCGAGTACGAGGATCTTCCCGCGATGACGGCGATCGAAGAGGCGATCGCCGAAGGCGCGCCGCTGGTTCACGACCAGTGGTTCGGCAAAGCCGAGCTGCGCGGCTCGAGCTACGGCGCGCCGGACAAATTCAAAGGCACGAACATCTGCTCGCACTTCGGCTACGCCCGCGGCGACGCCGTGAAAGCCTTGCACAAATCCGACTACGTTTTCGAAGACACCTTCCGCTTCCCCAAGGTGCAGCACTGCTCGCTGGAGCCCCACGTCATGGTCGCTCATTTCGAGCGGGATCATCTTACGGTCTGGAGCTCCTGCCAGGACCCTTTCGGCCTCCGCGACCAACTCGCCGCGATTTTCGCCCTGCCTCTGAGCCATGTGAGGATCGTCGTGCCTTACGTCGGCGGCGGCTACGGCGGCAAGCTTTACGTCAAGGCGGAGCCGATCGCGGCGGCGCTTTCCTGGAAAGCGCGCCGGCCCGTGAAGCTCGTCATGAGCGTCGGCGACAGCTTCAAGACGGTCACGCGCCATCCGGCGCGCGTGCGCATCAAGAGCGGCGTCGCCGCGGACGGCCGCCTGCTCGCGCGCGAGTGCGAGATCTACATGAACACCGGCGCCTACGCCGACGCGGGGCCGAGGGTGACGCAAAAGGCCGGCTATCGCGCGCTGGGACCGTATCGGATCCCGGACGTGAAGGTGGATGCCTATTGTGTTTACAGCAACACGGTTCCGGCGGGCGCGTTCCGCGGCTTCGGCTCGGTGCAAGTCGCCTGGGCCTATGAATCGCACACCGACCTCATCGCCGAGCGGCTCGGCATCGATCCGCTCGAGTTTCGCTTGAAGAACCTGCTCAAGAAAGGCGAGGAGTATACGCCCGGCGACACGCCGGTCGATTGCGATCTCAAGGAAGGATTGCTCAAGGTCGCGAAGGCATTGGATTGGAAACGCCGCGCGAAACCGGACAGCGGAAAAGGCTTGAGCGTTTGTCTCAAGGACGCCGGCGGAACTTTCAAGATCGCCGGCGCGACGGTCAAGATGTCGTCCGACGGCAGCGTGGTACTGCTCACCGGCACGGTGGAGATCGGCCAAGGATCGAAGACCGCCTTGAGCCAGGTGGTCGCGGAGACCTTATCGCTGACTCTGGACAGGATATCGGTCGCGCAATTGGATACGGACGTAACGCCCTACGACGTTTCCACCAGCGCGAGCAGTTCGATGACGGTGATGGGGCTGGCGGTCGAGCGCGCGGCGGAGGACGCGAAGAAGCAGCTCCTCTCGGCCGCGGCGGATGTTCTCGACTGCAAAGTAACGGAGCTGAAGCTCGAAGATGGGAAAGTTCGCGGCAAGCGCGGCAAAGCGCTTTCGTACGGCTACGTCATCACGGAATTTTTCGGCAGCAAGGCGGGAGAGGTCATCGGTCGAGGAATTTACCGGGACCTGAAGACCAAGAAAGCCGCCTTAGGGGCGACGACGACGTTCTGGGAAGTCGGGTGGGGCGGCGCCGAGGTCGAAGTGGATCGCGAGACCGGCGCGGTGCATCTCAGGAAGTACGTTTCCGTCGCCGACGTCGGCAGGGCCGTCAATCCGGTCCAGTGCGAAGGACAAGACGAGGGGGGCGTGGTCTTCGGGCTGGGACACACGCTCTTCGAGGAAATGCTCTACGAAGACGGGCAGCTCTTGAATCCGAATCTGGTGGACTACCGCGTGCCCAACTTCAACGATCTGCCCGAAGAGTTTTCCTCCGCGCTGATAGAAAACGAGAACGGTCCGGGGCCCTTCGGCGCCAAGGGCATGGGAGAGGGCGGGCTATTGCCCGTCGCTTCGGCCGTCGCCAATGCGCTGGCGCGAGCCGTCGGCATCCGCTTTTACGAGCTGCCCATCACTCCGGAAAAAGTCTGGCGCGCGCTCAAAGAGAAATAA
- a CDS encoding DUF5615 family PIN-like protein yields MKILLDENLPESLLAALRRLGHQADSVNSLRLKGIDNGALYRLAAQSYDLCFTRDAGFVHNVRQTQPLVNVKVLRVTMRQQSGGLFAAAFIQAFVAADWTQYGNGNDWP; encoded by the coding sequence GTGAAAATCCTCTTAGACGAAAACTTGCCTGAATCGCTCTTGGCGGCTCTCCGGCGCCTCGGCCATCAAGCGGATTCCGTGAATAGCTTGCGTCTTAAAGGAATCGACAACGGCGCGCTCTATCGATTGGCGGCTCAGTCTTACGATCTCTGCTTCACCAGAGACGCCGGCTTTGTGCATAACGTGCGACAAACGCAGCCATTGGTGAATGTAAAGGTCTTACGCGTTACTATGAGACAGCAGAGTGGCGGTCTATTCGCCGCCGCCTTCATCCAAGCCTTTGTCGCCGCCGACTGGACCCAATACGGCAACGGAAATGATTGGCCATAA
- a CDS encoding fibronectin type III domain-containing protein, which yields MKQYGNTRLLFALFLSLAATAIAERADATQLRLSWIDASNNEDGFEIERRLGEGKYKHVGKTGRNVTTYVDSNVVDGATYCYRVRAYNRGGNSQYSNSACGTSRAYITIVKAGSGAGTVRSLPGGINCGSTCSATYAAQTIVTLTAVPAGGSVFTGWSGPKDCRDGTVTMDANKKCIAKFNRLAPGHGPNVAAANQPANPAFAAKSNPPASVTRSNPPASAAKSNSAASAAPGSPSAIGVFRPSTGDWFLDSSGSGFMAACNVESCVRNLGQEGDVPVAGSWTGAPTMSLGLFDTSTASWYLDLNDNGILDGCEPRSCRRVYGSPGDVPVVGDWTGGGADKIGVFRPSTGEWYFDLNGNGVLDSCSIDRCLTFGAPGDIPVVGDWNGEGQTKIGIFRPSTGEWLLDSGDAGETKDCADDCIIFGAPGDLPVVGDWDGGGADKIGVFRPSTGEWLLDLNGNGNWDGCGLDLCLGPFGAPGDLPIVGKWL from the coding sequence ATGAAGCAATACGGCAACACTCGCCTGTTATTCGCGCTTTTCCTGTCGCTTGCAGCCACCGCCATCGCTGAGAGAGCGGATGCGACGCAACTCCGGCTGTCCTGGATCGATGCCTCCAACAATGAAGATGGATTCGAGATCGAGCGCAGACTCGGAGAGGGCAAATATAAGCACGTCGGCAAGACCGGCCGCAACGTTACAACCTACGTCGATTCCAATGTCGTGGACGGAGCCACTTACTGCTACCGGGTGCGGGCGTACAACCGCGGGGGAAATTCGCAGTACTCAAATTCGGCTTGCGGCACGAGCCGCGCCTATATCACGATTGTAAAGGCGGGGAGCGGCGCCGGGACGGTTCGCAGTTTGCCGGGTGGAATCAATTGCGGCTCGACGTGCAGCGCAACCTACGCGGCTCAGACGATCGTTACGTTGACGGCTGTTCCGGCCGGCGGCTCGGTCTTTACGGGCTGGAGCGGACCCAAGGATTGCAGGGACGGGACCGTGACGATGGACGCGAACAAAAAGTGCATCGCCAAATTTAACCGGCTCGCGCCGGGCCACGGTCCGAACGTTGCAGCGGCGAACCAGCCGGCGAATCCGGCGTTCGCGGCCAAAAGTAATCCTCCAGCGTCCGTGACCAGAAGTAATCCTCCAGCGTCCGCGGCCAAAAGTAATTCTGCCGCCTCCGCCGCTCCCGGCTCGCCCTCCGCTATCGGCGTCTTTCGTCCGAGCACGGGCGACTGGTTTCTCGATAGCAGCGGCAGCGGTTTCATGGCCGCCTGCAACGTCGAGAGCTGCGTGCGAAATCTCGGCCAAGAAGGAGACGTTCCCGTCGCCGGATCCTGGACCGGCGCCCCGACAATGTCGTTGGGACTTTTCGATACGAGCACCGCGAGCTGGTACCTCGATCTCAACGACAACGGCATTCTCGACGGTTGCGAGCCGCGCTCCTGCCGGCGCGTATACGGCAGCCCCGGCGATGTGCCGGTGGTGGGAGACTGGACCGGCGGCGGCGCGGATAAAATCGGCGTCTTTCGGCCGAGCACGGGCGAGTGGTATTTCGATCTCAACGGCAACGGCGTCCTTGATAGCTGCAGCATCGATCGCTGTCTCACGTTCGGCGCTCCCGGAGACATCCCGGTGGTCGGCGATTGGAACGGGGAAGGACAAACGAAAATCGGGATCTTTCGTCCGAGCACGGGCGAATGGCTGCTCGATTCCGGAGACGCCGGAGAGACAAAGGACTGTGCCGATGACTGTATTATTTTCGGCGCGCCGGGCGATCTGCCCGTCGTCGGCGATTGGGACGGCGGCGGCGCGGATAAGATCGGCGTCTTTCGCCCGAGCACGGGCGAATGGTTGTTGGATCTCAACGGCAACGGCAACTGGGACGGCTGCGGCCTGGACCTATGCCTCGGTCCCTTCGGCGCTCCCGGCGACCTGCCGATCGTCGGCAAATGGCTCTGA
- a CDS encoding DUF433 domain-containing protein: protein MHWIVSDPDHLGGAPRVRDTRISVAILLELIASGMTIPDIVKEYPSLTEEAIRGTLEELAHSDLLSAR from the coding sequence ATGCACTGGATTGTTTCAGATCCTGACCACCTGGGAGGCGCGCCGCGGGTGCGCGACACGCGAATATCTGTTGCGATCCTCCTGGAGTTGATCGCTTCAGGAATGACCATTCCCGACATCGTCAAGGAATATCCCAGCCTCACGGAAGAAGCGATTCGTGGGACGCTTGAAGAGCTCGCTCACTCGGATCTTCTCTCCGCCCGGTGA